The DNA region AATCTGGAGACTGGCTGAAGAGTTCGAAGGCAAACTCAGCGCAACCGGCGCATGCGCCAAGCCTTCCATGGACCTTTCTTCCGATGCCAAGAAGCTGCGCCTCAAGGAACACGAGACCGTCAAGCGCGCCAGCCGTGACATGGAGAACAAATTCCAGTTCAACACCGTCATTGCCGCCACCATGGAGCTGGTCAACGAGATTTACTCTCTCAAAGACAAGCTCATGGAAAGCGAAGACGGCCGTTTCGCACTCTCTTCCGCATACAGCACCGTACTGACCGTGCTCTCCCCCATTGCCCCGCACATCTGCGAGGAACTCTGGGCTGCCATGGGATACGAAGGCTACATTGCCGAAGCAGCATGGCCCGAGCATGATGAAGCAGCACTGGTAACTGACGAAATCCTGATTATCATTCAGGTTAACGGTAAAATGCGCGGTAAACTCTCCGTGCCTGCTGCAGCTTCCAAGGAAGAAATTGAAAAAACAGCACTTGCCCACGAAAACGTGACCAAGCATACCGACGGCAAGACCGTCCGCAAGGTTATCGTCGTACCCGGCAAGTTGATTAATATTGTTGCAAATTAACCCTTCGGGGACCAGAGAGGGAAACTTTTGGAAAAAGTTTCCCTCTCTGGACTCTCCCTTCCAAACTTTTTATTATGGCTTCGCCGCTTCGGTTCTAAAGCTGAGACAAGGAGTTAATACCGTGGTTGTTGTAAAATCTGTGAAAAAGCTGGCTCTGCTTCTCTGTGTTGTTTTTGCTGTCTCCGCCTGCGGCTACCATAACTCTGAGACCGAGCCCAACCGGGTCGGTAAGCAATTCCGCGAAGTGGCCATTGCCAAGGTGGAAAACCCCACCCTCGAACGCTGGCTGGAGCCGAAAATCCGCTCCATGATGCGTGATGAGATCACCCGCCGCGGGCAGCTTGTCTGGGCAGACAAGTCCAAGGCCGAAGCACTTTTCAATATCAGGATTATCGAACTTTCCGACGGCAGCCGCATTCTCGGTGATCAGGACGTAACCCTGAAATACGACATGACTCTCAGAGTAGAGATGAAAGTCAACAGCGCAAATGACGGTTCCCTGATCTGGAGTTCCGGACCGCTGGAAGTTACCGAGTCCTATTACACCGGCGAAGAAGATGCGACCCAGCAGTTGGTCACCAAGCTCATGGTGCGTCGCTTGGTGGATAGAATGAATCAGGCTTACTAAGAAACTCCAAACTAAAACTTGACCCCACTATTAAAACGTTTTGGGATTCTTAAACCCTTTTGGAAAAGGGTTTAAGGCCCCCGGCAGGGCCGCCGGAGGCTAACAAAGCACATATTTCGAAGCCAAGGTAATTAATGTCCAGACCCGGATACATGTTTCTTATCTGCCCGGATGCGGAACTGCTGCACGCCAATATTGCGGAGCAGCAGGAAAAGCACGGGGCTACTGATTACGAAAAAAAAGTATACTGGGCGGACGAAGACCTGCCCCAGACTTTCTGGGACGACCTCACTTTACAGACTCTTTTCGGCTCCAGTAAAGTTATTGTCCTGCGCCGTGCGCACAAGCTAAAGGTCGCGGTCTGGAAAAATATCGATAAAGCCGTAGCTTCCCTTTCAAGCTCCTCCTTTCTTTTTATCTGCCTTGAAGGGCAATGGAAAAGCAAAACCGCCCCGGTTCCGGCAGTACTGAAAAAACGCCAATGCTGGAAATTTGCCGAAAAGCAGAAATGGTTCTGGAAATCCGCAGGGCTGGACCAGAAATCCATTTCCGGCTTTGTGGGTAAATGGGCCAAAGCCAACGGCCTGCATATCGACAGCCCCGTGCTGAACGCCCTTTCGCAGGCCCTGCCCAAGGACGCACGGGCCGCACGGCTGGAGCTGGACAAGCTGGACCTTGCTGCCGGACCGGACCGCAAAATCCTCATGGAACATGTGACACTCATCGCCCATTCCGAGGAAATGGACTTTTTCGCTTTCATGCGCTCCATGTCCGAGGGCGGCGACCCGGTTGAAATCTGGCGTCGGGTACTGACCAACCACAGCGAAAAGGATTCCATGATCTTCATGCTTACCGCATCCCTGACCCGCGAGGCCCGCGCTTTGTGGATGATGATTCATGGTGAAGATTCCGAAGTACGCTTGCCTCCCTTCGTGAAGAAGCAGAAACAGGGACTTGCCCAGCGGTTGGGACCGGCCCGCATTGCGAGGCTTTTTGACATTGTCATGGAAGCCGAAATCGGCATCAAGACCGGTCAGCGCAAGCCGGAGCAGGCCCTTGAACTGCTGGTGGCTTCCCTGACATCGCTGTTCGCTCCCCCGCAGCGCAGACGCTGATTTAATCAAGAGACAAATTTCAAAACCGTGTAAAAAGATCATTTTTGCACGGTTTTTGTGTTTTTGAACCCATTTTACATCATTTTGCATGTTAAACAGGTTGCTTTGCACCTGCATCCGGTTTATTCCTCCAAGAAGGAAATCCGTCCGCCGCAGACTCATACTTTTATCTGAATCCGGACAGGTACGGAGCTGTACTACTTGCCAATACATACTTACTATTTATTATGAAGGATAAACCTCATTACCACGGCCACCGCCAGCGGTTGAAAGAAAAACTCGGCAAAGACTCAAAAAATCTGGCCGACTATGAAATTCTGGAGCTGGTGCTTGGGCAGGTGCTGCCCCGGCAGGACACTAAACCGCTGGCCAAGGAATTGCTGGCGGAATTCGGCACCCTTGGCGGAGTGTTTCATGCACCGGATGAGCAGCTCAAGAAGTTCAAGGGCATCGGGCCGGGGGTTTTAATATTTTTCACGCTCATGCGTGAATTCTGGACCAGAATTGCCGAAGAGCCACTGAAGAATAAGGAAACGCTTTCTTCTGCAGAGGCCGTCCGCAAGGCTGCTATGGCCCGCATAGGCAATCTGTCCAAAGAGGAATTCTGGATTGCACTGGTCAACAACCAGAACAAAGTGATATGCTGGGAGAGGCTGTCGGAAGGCACAGTGGACAAGACCGCAGTATATCCGCGCGAAATTGTGGCACTGACCCTGCGCCACGATGCCAGCGGAGTGATCCTGAGTCATAATCATCCCGGAGGCAATCCGGCTCCGTCACCGGAAGATAAACAGATGACAATGGAGATAGCCGCACTCTGTCAGGACATGGGAATCCGTCTGCTCGATCACGTTATCGTGACCGCGGACAGATTCCACAGCTTCAAGGAAGCAGGATATTTGTAGTTCACCTCAACTTGAAAGGAGGGTCCTATGATCAGAAGCTATCATTGTGTTGTTACCGGCAAGGTGCAGGGAGTATTCTTCCGTGCATGGGTCAATGATCAGGCTGCGGCTCTCGGCCTCTACGGCTGGGTACGTAACCTTGATGAAGGCAGGGTGGAAGTACTGCTGCAGGGCGATGAAACAAAAGTCGCTGAAATGAGAACCCGGCTGCTGGTCGGTCCGCCCCTTTCGCAGGTCGCAGACGTGAAATGCGAATGGATGGATTACGACACCGAGCATAAGGGATTTGAAATTCGCTGATAAAGCGCATCAATTGACTGACAAGCTATCCGGCTCCGTCCCGACTATTAAGGAGCCGGATATTTAATGCTTTTTAAATAGAGAAAACAACCACTTCTGAACGAAAGGATTTTGCGTTGAAGAAAAAAAAATCACCTATCAAACCGCTCAAGCTGAACAAGAAAGACAAGGCCGAAGTTCAGAAAAAAGCGCAACAGGAACCACAGCAGGACGCCGGAAATGATCAGGGTTTGAACAAGCCCCCGGTTTCTCCGCTGAATGTGCTGCATGATGCCGCCGACCTGCTCGATGACGCAGGGAGCATCCCCGAGGATGCTTATGTGGATATCCCCACCACCCTTCCGGTACTGGCCGTGCGCGATATCGTTGTCTTCAACTACATGATCCTGCCCCTTTTCGTAGGCCGGGAAAAGTCCGTCAATGCCGTGGAAGCGGCCATGACCGGAAACCGCTACGTCATGGTCCTGACCCAGAAAGACGAAGCCGTTGAAAACCCCGAACACGAAGACCTCTACCTGACCGGGACCGTGTGCATGATCATGCGCATGCTCAAGATGCCCGACGGCCGCCTCAAAGTGCTGGTGCAGGGCGTCTCCCGCGCACGGGTAAAAAGATTTATCGGCTCCGAGCCTTTCCATATCGCGGAGATTGAGGCCATTCCTGAAGCGGAATCAGGCGAGCTTGATGCCACTCAGGAAGCACTGGTCCGCTCCTCCCGCGAGCAGAGCGAAAAAATCCTGACCCTGCGCGGCATTTCTTCCGCCGACATCATGTCCGTACTCAACAATGTTGATGAACCGGGACGTCTTGCGGACCTGATCGCTTCCAACCTGCGCATGAAGGTCGATGTGGCCCAGTCCATCCTTGAATGCGGTGAGCCTGTTGAGCGGCTGACGCTGGTCAACACCCAGCTGACGCAGGAAGTGGAAGTGGCCTCCATGCAGAATAAAATCCAGTCCATGGCCAAGGAAGGAATGGACAAGGCCCAGAAAGATTTCTACCTGCGCGAACAGCTCAAAGCCATTAAAAAAGAACTCGGTGAATCAACTGACGAAGCCGAGGAAGCCGAAGAAATCCGCGCAGCCATTGCCAAGGCAAAAATGCCCAAGGAAGTGCGCAAGGAAGCGGAAAAGCAACTCCGCCGCCTTGAAGCCATGCACCCGGAAGCATCCGAGGCAACTGTCATCCGCACCTATCTGGACTGGATGATTGAAATCCCGTGGACCAAACAGTCCCGCGACCGCCTCGACATCATCGAAGCCAAAAAAATTCTCGATGAAGACCACTACGATCTTGAAAAGGTCAAGGAACGCATCCTTGAATACTTGAGTGTACGCAAGCTGAATCCGTCCATGAAAGGCCCCATCCTTTGCTTTGTGGGCCCCCCCGGTGTCGGTAAAACTTCACTGGGCCGCTCCATTGCGCGCAGCCTGAAGCGTAAGTTCCACCGCATGTCGCTGGGCGGTATGCGTGATGAAGCCGAGATCCGAGGTCACCGCCGCACCTACATCGGCTCCATGCCCGGACGTATCATTCAGGGCATCAAGCAGTGCGGCACCCGCAACCCGGTGATCATGCTTGACGAAATCGACAAGCTCGGTTCCGATTTCCGTGGCGATCCTTCCTCCGCCCTGCTGGAAGTGCTGGACCCGGAACAAAACAATTCCTTCACCGACCATTACCTGAACGTGCCCTACGACCTTTCCAAGGTTATGTTCATCTGCACCGCAAACGTGCTGGATTCCATCCCCCGCCCCCTGCTGGACCGCATGGAAGTCATCCGCATTCCCGGCTACACCGAATATGACAAGGTCAATATTGCCAAACGTTATATTCTCGGCCGCCAGTGCAAAGAAAACGGTCTTAAAGAAGATGAAATGATCATGGAAGATGAAATCATCGCCAAGATCATTAAAGAATACACCCGTGAAGCAGGGCTGCGTAACCTTGAACGCGAAGTTGGCTCTGTTTGCCGTAAGCTTGCCCGTAAAAAGGCAGAAGGTGAAAAAGGCCCCTTTGAAGTCACCGCTGACAACCTGCACAAATATCTCGGCATTCCCAAACATCTTGAAGATGAAAAGGAAAACGAACTGCCCGCGGGTGTAGCATTGGGCCTCGCATGGACCCCTGTAGGCGGCACCGTGCTGCACGTTGAGGTCTCCGCCATGCCCGGCAAGGGCAAACAGCTGCTCACCGGACAGCTCGGCGATGTGATGAAGGAATCCGCACAGGCTGCGGTATCCTTTGCCCGCCGCCATGCCGATGAATACGGTATCAGCTCCAAGTTCCACGAGGAGCAGGACCTGCACATCCACGTGCCTGACGGAGCAACCCCCAAGGACGGCCCTTCCGCAGGCGTGACCCTTGTCACCGCCCTTGTTTCCGCCCTGACCGGAGTCCCGGCCAACCCGGAACTGGCCATGACCGGTGAAATCTCCCTGCGCGGACGCGTACTGCCCGTGGGCGGCATCAAGGAAAAAATCCTCGCCGCCGTATCTCTGGGCATGAAACGGGTCCTGATTCCCTCCCAGAACCAGAAGGACCTTGAGGACATCCCTGAAGAACTGCTGGCAAAAATCGAAATCACCCCCATCGAACGGATTGATGAGATCTGGCCCATTGCCAAGGCCAAGTAGTCTGACCGGACAATAGAAAAATAAAGGCCCGCAAGCAAAATCACTTGCGGGCCTTTTCGTTTCAAATGAAAACAAACCATTATGAGACCATTTTAATGAATACCGGAAAACAAACAGAATCGATAAAAAGTTCTTTGGCTGGCGTAACGCCGATGCATAAAGTTCTCAGCGGGGCTTTTATTATCAGTTTTTCTGCTGTGTGGGTCGGTATAGCGGATGTCCCGGCAACAACATCCGGTTTTTACCGGGTATTTTTCGGATCATTATTTTTATTTATAGCTGCTGCTTTTTCGGGAGAGTTAAAACAGATAAACCTGAAACAGGTAGTGCCGTACAGTGTCTGCGGTTTTTTATTCGCGTTGGACTTGTACTTCTGGCATGAAAGCATCCTTTTGGTCGGGCCGGGACTGGCAACGATTTTAGGTAATTGTCAGGTTTTTATCATGGCTTTGTGCGGAGTTATATTTTTGGGAGAAAGACTTACCGCAAGGTTTGTTTTCTCTTTACCCGTGGCTATTTTCGGCCTGCTGCTCCTGATCGGCTTTAATTGGTCAGAACTTTCTGAGCCATCAATGAAAGGCATCATTTACGGACTACTGACCGCATTCTGCTATGCTTTATTTATGCTGACATTACGAAGAATCCAAGGCCGCTCAGCATCGGACCTAACTTTCTCACCGCTGCTTTTTGTGTCTGCCTTCTGTGCTGCTTTTCTGGCTATCGTATTATTTTTAACCGACACCTCTTTTGTAATTCCAGACCTGAAATCCTTTGGCTCATTGCTTACGCTGGGCCTGTTCAGTCAGGCTGCAGGCTGGATAATGATAGCTACTGCCATGCCCAGAATTCCAGCCTCCATCACCGGGCTGGTGCTTCTGCTGCAGCCGTTTCTATCATTTCTCTGGGATGTTCTGATTTTTTACCGCCCCACAACACATATCCATTGGCTGGGTGTTTTTGTTACCCTTTCAGCAATATATCTGGGTGCATCGGGGAAAAAGAGCTGATATTACAACATGTCTTCCCAGAGCGGAGATGAAAATATTCCATCTTCAGCAGCCTCTTCGTATTGTAGAAAAAGCTCCCACGGCATGGCGAAGGTCAGATATTCAGGAGGTATTGTTTTACGGATATGCTTTCTGGCCGCAAGGTCTGTAAGCCCCAGAACAGGACGGGGAATATCAGCCGCCGCCTGCTGGAAAACATACGCTCCGATCATCTGGCATGCTGCTCCCTGAGGAGCCATTATATCCAGCAGACCATCCCTGACAGAGCCGGCCAGAGTGATAAGTGCTGACAATTGCAAAGGGTTTACTACAAAAACAACTGAAGCCGGAACTTCACCATCTGTAACTTCGGAAAGCGGTTTCAAGACTCTGAATTCTTCTTTGAAATCATATTCAGGCAGCTCTTCGGTCATCCAGCGGCGTGCCTTCCCCGGCGAAGCATGAAATCTCTCACCCACAGTAAGCTTGTTGACCATATGTTTGGGAGCATGCTTTACCGCCTCAGCATAGGCATCAGGGTCTTTGGCTGAATCGATCCCTTTGGAAAAAAAAGCCTCAAAAACATCAAGTCCGCCCATAACAGAAGGATATACAGATCCTAGACCCAGCCCCACTGAAGCACCGGGGCACCCATATGTGTTTCTATCAAAAACAGCTGTCTTAGCATGTGCTGCCACTTGTGCGAACATAGTCATTATGCAGACATACTTTCCTTCCTTGGGTTGTATGGCACCATCAGGGCGTTCATCAGAAGTCAACAGGGCAACCGGGTGCATCTCCGGGCTTAAGTGCTTTGCGATTATACTTTCCATTTATCTCTCCATTCTAAATAACTTATCATATCTTTTGAACAACTGAATTTAAACCAACATTTATATTCATAGATAAAATGCAAACATTACTCAAAGATGATCTGAATATTACAACCACGGAATAATCAATCAGCTTTCATCCTGACAAAATTCAAGAGAAATATTTTTCATAACTCCCCCCCCAACCTTGCCATCTCTCCATCCGTACTTATATGTAGCCCAGACATTGCCCCGCCTGACAATTTGGGCTATGCAATTTTTCGCAACAGATATTTCAAAGCACGGAGTAAATATAAATGCCTATTTTCGAATATAAATGTGCTGACTGCGGCAATGAGTTCGAGGAGCTGGTTTTCAACCGCGACGAATGCCCTCCCTGCCCGGCCTGTAAATCCGAACAGACCGAAAAACTCATGTCCGCATGCAAGTTCAAAACAGGCGGCGGAGCACCTGATATGGGTGATTTCGGAGCAGCTCCCGCTCCGGCAGCTTCTTCCAGCAGCAGCGGTTGTGCCGGATGTTCCGGCGGCGACTGTTCTTCCTGTGGCAGTTAAGCAACAATAAATTTCAATACAAACGGCGGAACAATGAGAAAAATCACTATCGCAACCCGTGGCAGCAAACTTGCCCTCTGGCAGGCCAACCATATTTCCGACCTTCTGCGTGAAGAGTACCCCGGAATCGAAGTTCAACTGCTCAAGATTAAAACCAAGGGCGACAAAATTCTGGACGTTCCGCTGGCAAAAGTGGGCGGCAAAGGTCTTTTCGTAAAGGAAATCGAAGAAGCACTGCTTGATGGCCGCGCCGACCTCGCTGTGCACAGCATGAAGGACGTTCCCACAGAACTTCCCGAAGGTCTTGAAGTAGGCATCATTCCTCCGCGTGAGGCAGAAACCGACACCCTGCTTTCCGTAAAATACAACTCCCTTAAGGATCTGCCCGCAGGTGCCGTTGTGGGCACCAGCAGCCTGCGCCGCCAGTCTCAGGTGTTGTCCCTGCGCGATGATCTTAAAATCGAATCCCTGCGCGGCAACCTCGACACCCGCGTAAACAAGCTGCTCAACGGCGAATTTGACGCCATTGTGGTTGCCACCGCCGGACTGAACAGACTCAAACTTTCCGCCCCCAAAAGCGAAATCCTCGGTCCCCCGACCTTCCTGCCCGCAGTGGCACAGGGCGCGCTGGGCATCGAATACCGCATCGAAGACACCGAAATTCAGGACATCCTCGCCTTCCTGCATGATGAAATGACCGCCCGTCAGGTCAAAGCCGAACGCGGTTTCCTGACCGGACTGGACGGCGGTTGTCAGGTGCCCATCGCAGCATGGTCCCAGCTTGACGGCGATCAGGTTAAACTGACCGGATTCGTTGCCGACATTGACGGCTCCAGCCCCATCTGCATGGAAAAGAGCGGACCTGCTGACGATGCATGGGACATCGGCATGGCTCTAGCCGAAGAAGTGCTGGCCGCAGGAGCAAAAGAAATTCTCGATCGCGTTTATGATAAGTGCTAGCTAGGCAAGACACCTCCGGTGGCCCTGCCGGGGGCCTTAAACCCTTTTGAAAAAAGGGTTTAAGAATCCCAAAACCTTTCAGTATGCTTCGCATATAGTTTGGAAAGGCTACATAAAACCAAAAGACCTTAATATCTTTCGAGATATTAAGGTCTTTTTAATATATTTCTTTTTTTTGAATTAAGCCCCTAAAGTTAACTCCTCAGCCGCCGATAAGAACATAAACAGGAATCATGTTCTTTTAAAAACTTCATTTATAACTTCCAGGGACGGAGGTATAAGATGTCAAACGCACCCGAATTAAACAAGGTTGCACAGGTACCGCCCGCTAGGGACGAAGATCTGGCTAACTCCATGAAAGATCTGCGGAAGAAGAGACTGGAGAGAAAGGCGTATGGGGACCCGGATATGCACCGGGAACTGGTGAAGATTGTATCCTCGCCCGTGTACAACGCCAATGCGGAACTTATTCAGGCTGTTACATCCAGCCGGGGTTCTGCATAAGAAGCCGGGCATTAAAATATTTCCATAAAAGGAATCGCCAATTCCTCCTCATAAAAAAGAAGGGCGCAGTTCTCCGGAGAACTGCGCCCTTTGTTGTTTTACTTTCAATCAGGCAACTATACTATCCGCAGCCGTGCCACGCCTGCCTCATGAGCTTTGACTTCGCCTACATGAACAGCCAGATCACCGGCCTCCAACAACATGTCTGTGGCCTGCTGCTGCTGTTCTTCACGAACAGCCAGAATCAGTCCGCCGGATGTCTGGGCATCAAAAACAAGATCGGTCTTGATGGAGTCCGCATCAGCTGCGGCCTGCACCTGTGAACTGCAATAATTGCGGTTGGCAAAGCTGCCCGCCGGGATCATGCCCATGGAAGCCAGTTCCAGAACATCATCCATGAACGGCACCTTATCCAGCCAGAGTTCCACGGCCACATTTGAGGCATCGGCCATTTCCAGCACATGCCCGCCAAGGCCGAATCCGGTTACATCCGTTGCACCCTTGAGGCCCAGCTCACGGATAACCTTACCGCCCGCGCTGTTCAGCTTGGAGGACCATTTATAAACATCTTCTTCAAATTTCTTGGCACCTTCCCAATCAGCCTTCAAAGCCGTAGCCAGCACCCCGGTTCCCAGCGGCTTGGTCAGCAGCAGCTGGTCGCCTTCGCGCAAGCCCTTGTTGGAAGCAAAACCGTCCGGTTCAACCATTCCGGTTACCGAAAGCCCGTACTTGATTTCATCGTCTTCCACGCTGTGCCCGCCGGCCAGCACGGCCCCGGATTCAAGGATTTTATCCATGCCGCCTTTGAGAATCTCGCGCAGGATTTCCGGTCCCATTTCTTTCATGGGGTAGCAGACAATATTCATGGCGGTCCAGGGTTCGCCGCCCATGGAGTAAACATCGGAAAGGGAATTGGCCGCAGCAATCTGCCCGAACCAGTAAGGATCATTTACCACCGGGGTAAAAAAGTCCAAGGTCTGGACCAGTGCTTTGCCCGCAGGAAAAGAGACTATGGCGGAATCCTCGTTTCCGCCCAGCCCGGTAAGAAGGCGCGCATCCTCCACGGCCAAACCGCACAAAACCTGCTCCAGGTCCCCCGGAGCGATCTTGGCTGCTCAACCGGCTGCTTTAACAGTCTTTACCAATTCTTTCGGCATAATATTGTCCTATTTGCCTTCGGCGACCCTGCCGGGGGCCTTAAACCCTTTTTGAAAAAAGGGTTTAAGAATCCCAAAAACTTTTAATAGTTTTAGTCATACCTTGTGAACGTATGACAATCTTCCAGACAAAGATGCGAAGCATAATAAAAAGTTTAGGAGAGTCCAGAGAACCCTTTCCAAAGGGTTCTTTGGCCGCCGGAGGCACTCTTAACCTCCCGGGTTAACCCCGGCAGCGTCGTACGTTGCCATTTCATTAAAAATATTTGCGGCTGCACGCAGCATGAACATGGACAGTGCCGCGCCTGAGCCTTCACCAAGCCTCATATCGAGATGCAAAAGCGGCCTGCGCCCAAGAGCCTTGATTACTTTCGCATAACCCGGTTCGGCTGAAGCATGGCTGAGTACGCAATACCCGCCCACTGCCGGACATATCTGCGCAGCGGCAGCGTAGGCTGCGGTGGAAATAAATCCATCGATGCAGATCATCTGTTTATTCTTTGCCCCGCCTATGATCAGCCCTGCCAAAGCGGCAATTTCATACCCGCCCAGCGCAGACAGAATAGCAAAAGAATCTGAAGAACGCACGGCGTCAGCATTCGCCTTTAAAGCCCGGCGCACAACTTCAGTTTTGCGCAGCACCCCCTCGGAATCAATTCCGCCGCCCGGCCCGGTGATGTCTGCGGGATCGAGATCGAAATATGCACAATAGAGGGCTGTGGAGGGCGTTGTGTTGGAGACTCCCATTTCTCCGGTCCCAAGGACTTTGATACCTTGAGCGTGAGCCTCGTCAGCAAGGTCGATGCCCAGAGCCATGGCCCGCAGGCAGCAACCCTCGTCCATGGCCGGACCTTTAGAAATATTGTCAGTGCCGCAGGCCACCCTGCGCTGAATCAGGTTGGGATGTTCGGGGAAAGGGCCACCCTTGCACCCGGCATCGACCACCATCAGCTCCACCCCGGAGGTACGGGCCAGTACGTTGATCCCCGCTCCACCGGCCAGAAAGTTTTCCACCATCTGACGGGTAACTTCCTGCGGAAAGTAGCTGACGTCCTCCTCGTTGACCCCGTGATCCCCGGCAATGGTGTAAATACGGGCCGGATCGGACTGGGGAGGATTGCCGCCGGAGGCAACGAACATCTTCACCGCAAGATCTTCCAGCCTGCCGAGGCTTCCAAGAGGTTTGGTCAGGTTGTCCAGATGAGCACGGGCCTGTGCTTCATAGGACGAATCCACGGGCTGCACAGCACTGACAACATGCTCTAGTCCTGCTCTGGAATATTCATTCATTATTTAAACCTCTTTTGGCGGCCCTGCTGTATTGAGAAACCATAAACGGGTATGCTAGAGTCCATTCCGTAATGAAAAAAATCTGTATTCTACATGCCAATTGTCAGGGTGAACCGCTTGAAGAACTGCTTCTGCTGAGTGAAGAATTCAGTTCCACCTACGATATCCACCAATTCACCAACTACACCCGCGATCACATCCCGGCAGAACTTATCGCCGCCTGCGACCTTTTTATATACCAGCCGCTACCGGCTGAGAACTGGGCAGAACTGGCATCGGATAAAATCATTTCACGCTTAAAGAGCAAGGCCCGCGCGATTGCTTTTCCGAGCATGTTTTTCAAGCATTACTGGCCGCTGTGGTCCAATGTACGCGGCTTCAATTACCGGGACATATTTCTTGATTCCCTGCTGGACCGGGACCTGAGCGAATCACAGGTGCTGCACCTGTTCATGAACACCAGGCTGACCAATATCTATGATTTCAAGGAGATCATGGACAGCTCGGAACAAATTGAACGGGACAAGGAACAACAGACCCCGGTTCGCTACGTGGACTGGGTTCTTGAAAACTACAGACAAAAACCAGTTTTCAAGACCATCAATCATCCGAATACAGAACTGCTGATCATCACCGCAAACACACTGCTGGAAGAACTGGGTATGGATCGGCTGCCGGAAAACAAGCTGGAAAATTTCCCGCCTCCGTTCCCTGAATTTGAACAACCCATCCATCCGCAGGTTGCCGAATACCTCGGTCTGGAATTCGGCGGCCCGGAGCAGCGTTACCACGTTTACGGCGCAGAACTCACCTTTGAAGAATACGTCATGCGCTACATCAAGTGCCGCAGAAACAATATTGAAGACTTCATCGGCTTTCTTATGGCCGCTGCGCGGATGGAGAAAGCCTGATCCTGTCTTATCCGTTCAGGTTCGGCGGCCCCATGACGATCATTTCAGCAAGGGTCAGGTCCACTTTGGGCATGGTTCTGATCTTATTGCCAAGCAGCCCCATCTCAAGGCCGACGAGTTCTTTGTAGAGCGGAGTGCGATCCACCACCGGCACATTATCCATATCCTTGG from Desulfovibrio sp. JC010 includes:
- a CDS encoding WcbI family polysaccharide biosynthesis putative acetyltransferase, with the protein product MKKICILHANCQGEPLEELLLLSEEFSSTYDIHQFTNYTRDHIPAELIAACDLFIYQPLPAENWAELASDKIISRLKSKARAIAFPSMFFKHYWPLWSNVRGFNYRDIFLDSLLDRDLSESQVLHLFMNTRLTNIYDFKEIMDSSEQIERDKEQQTPVRYVDWVLENYRQKPVFKTINHPNTELLIITANTLLEELGMDRLPENKLENFPPPFPEFEQPIHPQVAEYLGLEFGGPEQRYHVYGAELTFEEYVMRYIKCRRNNIEDFIGFLMAAARMEKA
- the hemC gene encoding hydroxymethylbilane synthase, whose protein sequence is MRKITIATRGSKLALWQANHISDLLREEYPGIEVQLLKIKTKGDKILDVPLAKVGGKGLFVKEIEEALLDGRADLAVHSMKDVPTELPEGLEVGIIPPREAETDTLLSVKYNSLKDLPAGAVVGTSSLRRQSQVLSLRDDLKIESLRGNLDTRVNKLLNGEFDAIVVATAGLNRLKLSAPKSEILGPPTFLPAVAQGALGIEYRIEDTEIQDILAFLHDEMTARQVKAERGFLTGLDGGCQVPIAAWSQLDGDQVKLTGFVADIDGSSPICMEKSGPADDAWDIGMALAEEVLAAGAKEILDRVYDKC
- the selD gene encoding selenide, water dikinase SelD, producing MPKELVKTVKAAGUAAKIAPGDLEQVLCGLAVEDARLLTGLGGNEDSAIVSFPAGKALVQTLDFFTPVVNDPYWFGQIAAANSLSDVYSMGGEPWTAMNIVCYPMKEMGPEILREILKGGMDKILESGAVLAGGHSVEDDEIKYGLSVTGMVEPDGFASNKGLREGDQLLLTKPLGTGVLATALKADWEGAKKFEEDVYKWSSKLNSAGGKVIRELGLKGATDVTGFGLGGHVLEMADASNVAVELWLDKVPFMDDVLELASMGMIPAGSFANRNYCSSQVQAAADADSIKTDLVFDAQTSGGLILAVREEQQQQATDMLLEAGDLAVHVGEVKAHEAGVARLRIV
- a CDS encoding zinc ribbon domain-containing protein → MPIFEYKCADCGNEFEELVFNRDECPPCPACKSEQTEKLMSACKFKTGGGAPDMGDFGAAPAPAASSSSSGCAGCSGGDCSSCGS
- the cobT gene encoding nicotinate-nucleotide--dimethylbenzimidazole phosphoribosyltransferase produces the protein MNEYSRAGLEHVVSAVQPVDSSYEAQARAHLDNLTKPLGSLGRLEDLAVKMFVASGGNPPQSDPARIYTIAGDHGVNEEDVSYFPQEVTRQMVENFLAGGAGINVLARTSGVELMVVDAGCKGGPFPEHPNLIQRRVACGTDNISKGPAMDEGCCLRAMALGIDLADEAHAQGIKVLGTGEMGVSNTTPSTALYCAYFDLDPADITGPGGGIDSEGVLRKTEVVRRALKANADAVRSSDSFAILSALGGYEIAALAGLIIGGAKNKQMICIDGFISTAAYAAAAQICPAVGGYCVLSHASAEPGYAKVIKALGRRPLLHLDMRLGEGSGAALSMFMLRAAANIFNEMATYDAAGVNPGG